A single genomic interval of Halalkalibaculum roseum harbors:
- the atpD gene encoding F0F1 ATP synthase subunit beta, whose translation MAHALSIMNGKSYRDNEGARNCGKVTAIRGSVVDVRFEERLPELQSRLVVDCDKKVIIEVTAHLDDQTVRGLALNSTRGIRRGLRVFDDDTTVKVPVGEDLLGRIFNLFGDAIDEKGAVSGEDSRSMFHSSASLTLQHSEQGIQPTGIKAIDLLSPIERGGKAGLFGGAGVGKTVLIMELIRNMVSQHEGVSLFCGIGERNREAVEMYKEIKAAGVLDHTIMVFGQMNEPPGARFRVAQSALTMAEYFRDQKRRDVLLLIDNIFRFVQAGSEVSGLMGKINSRMGYQPTLGSEMAEIQERICSTQNAAITSIQAVYVPADDFTDPAVTHTFSHLSSFIVLSRERASQGLYPAIDLLKSGSKMLAPHITGKRHYRIAQKVKQILSQYEELKDIISMLGMEELSKEDQQTVQRARRLERFFTQPFGVTRQFTGKEGKAVAIEETIDGCERIIKGEFDEISERKLYMIGSIDEVHSDEQ comes from the coding sequence ATGGCACATGCACTTTCAATAATGAATGGCAAGTCTTATAGAGATAATGAAGGTGCGAGAAATTGTGGTAAGGTGACCGCCATCAGGGGTAGCGTAGTTGACGTCCGGTTTGAGGAAAGGCTGCCGGAGTTGCAGTCTCGGCTGGTGGTTGATTGTGATAAAAAGGTAATTATTGAGGTGACAGCCCATCTGGACGATCAAACCGTACGGGGGCTGGCACTCAACTCCACTCGCGGTATCAGACGGGGATTACGTGTGTTTGATGATGACACCACGGTTAAAGTACCTGTGGGTGAGGATCTACTTGGGCGCATTTTTAATCTTTTCGGTGATGCTATTGACGAGAAAGGAGCTGTTAGCGGTGAGGACAGCCGCTCCATGTTTCACTCTTCAGCCTCATTGACCCTACAACATTCGGAGCAGGGTATTCAGCCAACCGGAATCAAAGCGATTGACCTGCTTTCTCCCATAGAAAGAGGAGGAAAAGCCGGACTGTTCGGTGGGGCAGGAGTAGGCAAGACTGTACTCATCATGGAGTTAATCAGGAACATGGTATCACAGCATGAGGGAGTTAGCCTGTTTTGCGGGATAGGAGAGCGAAACCGTGAAGCTGTTGAAATGTATAAAGAGATCAAGGCTGCCGGGGTACTGGATCACACTATAATGGTATTCGGTCAGATGAATGAACCGCCGGGAGCACGTTTTCGGGTGGCCCAATCGGCATTGACCATGGCGGAGTACTTTCGTGATCAAAAACGCAGAGATGTCCTTCTGTTGATTGACAATATTTTTCGCTTTGTGCAGGCAGGCTCTGAGGTATCCGGCCTGATGGGAAAGATTAACTCCCGAATGGGTTATCAGCCTACACTTGGAAGTGAAATGGCAGAAATACAGGAGCGTATCTGCAGCACACAAAATGCAGCCATTACCTCAATACAGGCTGTTTATGTACCTGCGGACGACTTTACCGACCCGGCAGTGACACACACTTTTTCCCATCTCTCCTCATTCATTGTTCTTTCGAGAGAACGGGCCAGTCAAGGGCTTTATCCAGCTATTGACCTGTTGAAGTCTGGTTCAAAAATGCTTGCTCCACACATCACAGGCAAACGGCATTACCGGATAGCCCAAAAGGTAAAACAGATTCTGTCGCAATACGAAGAGCTTAAAGATATCATATCCATGCTTGGCATGGAAGAACTTTCAAAAGAGGACCAACAAACAGTACAGAGAGCACGCAGGCTTGAGCGCTTTTTTACGCAACCCTTTGGGGTGACACGGCAGTTTACCGGAAAGGAAGGCAAAGCCGTGGCAATTGAAGAGACTATCGACGGCTGTGAGCGAATTATCAAGGGCGAGTTTGACGAGATATCGGAAAGAAAGCTGTATATGATTGGCAGTATTGACGAGGTGCATTCTGATGAGCAATAG